The Mauremys reevesii isolate NIE-2019 linkage group 3, ASM1616193v1, whole genome shotgun sequence genomic sequence CATTGGTTATGCGCCAGGTTAATTGCCTCAAGTTCTTTTACCACAGCAACCATGTACCTTTGACAGTGGAAAAACTAAAGAACATTTAAATGTAGTTTTTTGATGTAGTCAATTTGGAAAAACAGGTAGATGTCCTTACAAATGAGTTTAAAAGCACAACTTCAGGGCTCTAACTTGTGCACATTTCATACATTTTAGGATTTTCAACTTATATTGAACTTCCTTTAATTGCTGCATTCTCATTTTGATAGCAATCCCATATAATTGTTTTTCTAAGAAAAGTTAAGAGACTGGAGGCTTTTGGAAGAGCTGGGGAAGTTAGAATATACCATGGAAGACTGGTACTTTAAGAAGTGTTAAAATCTCTTACCAAATGTTTCAACTACTGAGAGTCCCacatctttcttttttgttttggtctTAACATTTTAATTTATCTTTCAAAAACAGAAAAAGTCTAGGTGCCTTCCATTTTTAGTTGCAGAGCAGACATCTTTCCCATGTCATTTTAAAAGCATCCTGCATATCTACAGAACTGTATAAACAACCACCTGTTAATGCTGCTATCATCTCCTccatgtaataataataataatacttaacatAGATGACTAAAGATGTGCAACAATCTCAAAGTACACTGCAAATATTAATGAATATTCATTCATTCACCCTGCAAGAAAAAACTGTTcatcattttacagaaggggaaaccaaAATCTAGAATTAAAAGTcacatgcccaaggtcacgcagcagcTTTGGACTAGAATCCacctctcctgaatcccagtcctaTCCTCTAACCTCTAAGTTATAGCACCTTTTATAAggacccttcccccccacagtACTCTGATTCACAATCCATTAGAAAAAGGTCTCTGGCCTTGTCGCTGCCCACTCTCCTATGCCTGCTCTacaaagaaacacaactgctgcCTCCCCCATGCCTGATTCCTGAGTCCCATGCGCCTCCTGTTAAGCTATGGATACACATATCAGAGTCATGTAATACATCTGCCCCACTTCCTGCTCTCATTAGATTTGACTCCCAAATCAGAGTAAAAAAAGATATTTGCTCAGCAATCAGGAAGCAGAAGACacctaatacacctctacctcgatacaacgctgtcctcgggagccaaaaaaatcttatcgcgttataggtgaaaccgtgttatatcaaacttgctttgatccgccggagtgagcagccccaccccccggtgCGCTgttttactgcgttatatccgaattcgtgttccATCGGGTCGTGTtacatcggggtagaggtgtataaaaacataaatataagttaaatttaaaaaaataaagagaaaacatGGTTGTCTTTTTCCTTAGCAATTTGAAAGCTGTAAGAGTGGAGTTAAAGCTGGAACTGTACTATCTACATGTTAATTTAACTGTGTTTATTAGTGAGAACTCCTATTTCCCTCTTCAGATTATAtgcaggtttaaaaacaagccTGCCCTGTTATTTGTGGTATAACAATTTAAGGAACTGCATATAAACCTGAATTCATCAAAAGGGACACCAGTTCTCAATTCCCGATTGATCAAAATATTGTATTTGTTCATACACTTTTCTAGCTAGAATTGTTGACAATATATGAATAGTTACATTAACATTATATTACTACTGGATTGTATGTTAAACATACAACTTGCATCTAGAGGTTCAGGATTTTGGGGATATAGCAGAATAcctgattatttttaatttggaTTTAGACATCCGAGCTAGGCTCTGATGTGGGTCATTGGCCTCAGCCCGGGTTGTTATAAGTTTTTGCAGTTTTTTCACTCTTTGTTTCTGCTTTGCTCTGATCCTTTTTTGCTCTTCTTCCAGCTTTCTCTTTTCCTCAAGTGATTTCCTGAGTGGAAAAATAAACTAAGACTGAATTAATTTTAATCTAGAGAGAACATAAGGAAGGCTCTGTGAAAGGCAATTCaacagagaagaggagggagaaaacaagGGTGGGACAAGACAAGGGAATATTTATGTTTCATTTGAGAAGTGGGGGCTTCAGGTATATATTGGGAACCAATAGGCTGTTATAGTACTTTTCCTCAAATGTCTGTATGGGAAAAGAAAGTGTATTACAGCAGCTAGAAAACATCATCAAAAGATGAAAATAACAACTAGCGGTAATGAAAAAAATACGGAATTAAATATTTGGTGGCATAAACTAGCAGTCTGTTTTCTCAAGGATTTATAAAGTAACTAGTACTGTATGCAACATACTACAGAACTATTCACCTTATAGCTTGTATTCGTCTTTTGGTAGACTCTGTGATTCTTGGAGATTTAGATTCCTCACGTCCCAAGGGAGATGAATTTGCACTTGAACACCTCATTCGAGGTTTGCATCTTGGGGAGGCGTATGGCCAGCGTGTTTCTTTTAATGTTTCTTCATCTGTTTGAATGTCCTGCAGAATCTTCCCTTTGTTGGATGGGATACGTGGAGTACGAAGATTGAAAGGTTCACAAACTGTGATATGTTTCACATGTTTCTGTTTTAGGAGCCTATTCTGGAATTTTTGATGTAGTGTTTCAAAGTCTGGAACCCTAGATTTGATCCTTGGTTTATGCTCCAGTTCTTCTTTTTGTTTCCTCTGTTTATTGATAGTTCTACTAGCCAGTCTGCTGTTGGGAAGAGAAGAATTACGTAGCAACTCTTCAGCTCTCATTTGGATCCTAATTTCTCTATAGAGCTCTTCTTCTTTTAACTTATCATTAATGGCTGGACTGTAAACAGATTTAGGGACAGGTTTTGCTTggaataattttgtttttttttcagacaaTGAATGGTCTTTTAATTGCATTTTCCTAATTTCTTTCCTTTGCTCCTCCCTCTTGATAAACTGAAATGGTCTCTGAGAGGCCAAAAGAATATCTTTGCTTCTCTCTTTCACAAACTTCCTGCGTTCTTCATTTCTTTCCATTATTTCATGATAGAGCGGAAGGAAGACAGAAGCAGGCACAGGATTGGCTCTGAATTTCTTTTGACACTCTGCTTCTTCCTCTAGATGTTTCTTCAATAAATTATTTTCCATTTCTATTTGTGACTTTGATTTgacattttgttgttttttcttagcTTCTCGAATAGTCATCTGGAAAGGCTTAGGCACAGTGACCTTTGGTGACCACTCTTTCTGCTTCTTCCCCATCATTCTGAATGTTGGTGAATTTGGTAAGCTACGTTTAGTGTGATAGACATAGTCCTCCACAGAAAACCCATCCCACATTTTTTCGATCTGCTCTTTAGCAAATGTCAGTGACTCAGTTTCACTACCATTTTCTTCTTCCAACTCTAATTCTTCATCAGACCCATCAGATAAACTTGAATAGGATAGATCATTTAAGTCGGGCTCAGAAAaagatttatgcaaattcagaggcCGAAATGAGCTCTTATCCCATATTGatctaaaaaaggaaaaaagaagttTTGGGTGTAACAGGTTTAATCTTGAGACAAAAGCCAACAATAAATCATTCCACtctttttcccatctgtaaattgcAAGGCACTTTACCAAAGATGGCAAGCAGCATTACTCCACTTTTTGGAAGAGTGTGGAGGCTGGGCAGCGTGGGATGGACAGAAACTCGTATTTACTaggtgtgtgtacagcacctagcataacaGGCCCTGACCTAGCTGAGGCATTAAGACACTACTACAATTAGTGTTTAAAAAGGAGAAGCCTGTTTTAAGATCAACAACAATAACCAGATGCATCATCTCTGGCTGGGGCTGTTAGTTCAAATACAGTAAAGGCtttgttatctggcatgttgggtGAATGGGGGAGCCGGTAAGTAAAAAATTCCaattaactaagagggagggagtttgggtgcaggagggggctggggcacaggaggaggtgcagggcgcaggctctgggagagagagagtttgggtatgggaggggactcagggcagcgGGTTCAGGTGCCTGAGGTGAGCAGCGCTCACCTCAGACGGCTCCCCGCGAGCGGTAACATGTCCCGGCTGCTCCTAGGCGAAGGCATGGCTAGGCGGCTCTGTGTACTGCCTTcacctgcaggcgctgccccccgcagctcccattggtcatggttcccggccaacgggagctgcggaACCAGCGCTCGAGGCAGGGGCAACACATGGAGCCCCCATGGCCCttcctccgcctaggagcagcagggacatgtcgccacttccagggagccacgcggagccaggtagggagcctgccagccctgcgctAACCAGACTATAAACTagactttcaatgaagatcagaaatgctggtttatagagctttctggttggtaaagtgccgggtaacacagcttttactgtacatcGAAAACAGCTTAGGACAAGGGTCATTAAGATATTTAGTAGTGATCTACAACAATCAGGAGATCATTTTATTACAAGATTTTGGGTCTATCTACTCTACAAGAAGCCCAAATAAGGGGCATCCATTTTAGTCAGTTTTTGCCAGGGCAGAAGACATGGTTCTAGAGAAGAATGTTTTAGCCAGGCACTAGAAGTCTGTACTGAACTGTTTTAACAAAGTAGCAAGTTTCTTTTCACATTGTGTATCCGGCCACAGGCAATATTTCATTCCAAAATGTATTATAGAAGAGATACTGTAAACAGCATTGTTAATAGCggggtgtggtggtgggggaaacaGTGTTCAgtgggctggagggcagggagtgagcgccacccagccccgcccctaaCTCTCCTCCAGGCCCATCCCCAGCCACGGTTTCGGCTCCCGTCCCCACACCTGGTCCCATCCCCAGCCTCAGCACAGCTCTGCACCTGGCTGCGGGCCCAGCAGCTGGTTCCTACTGAAACTCGTCTGTTGTTCTGTTTCCAGACCTGGCCACGGGTCCACCTCCTAGCCCTGGCCCCCTTATCACGTCCACGacccttcccacccctgccccaggagtCACGGCCCCTGCTTCCAGCCGGAGAGGCAGGGGCGGAGGGAGGGGCAGCTGGACAGAGGTTAGGAAGGTTGCTACCCTGAAAATTTTGGGTACCACTGCTGTAAAACAAACAAGTCCTCCATCCAGAGCCTGCATGTGGTTTAAATATTCAAGATTAATATAACATATGGCTGTGCTTGCACATACAGAAGGGATATCACTTGAAAGGCAAGAATAATATTTGATAGAATTTGGTTCTTATTTCCTAAGAGACAGAATTGGAGGAGAAACATGATGGCTAGACAGAGGAATGGGAGTCAGTATTCACTGTGtgcccttggacaagtcactttaacCTCAGGTCCTCATCTATAGAATAGGGATAATGTCTACCCTGCTAAAGGAAGTTGTGAGGCTTACTTAATACTTGCAAAGTGTTTTAAGATCTTTGGATGAATGATGATCTGTCATTCTTACTGCATGGCCTTGAGGGAGTCACTTATACCTTGATTTTCAGATGTAAATTCAATGGAAGCTAAGGGtattcagcacctttgaaaattaggtCATTAGATTTTCTGTGCCTGAAATCCACGTGTGGAATGAGCATAGTAATACTTCCCTTCAAAAGAGTGCAATGTTCATTAATATTTCCAACGTGCTTTGAGGTCATCTGGGTGTGTATTTCACTTAATCAGATCCCTGCCATTAAAGGGACCTTGGGCATTGATGCACTTTGGTCCCCCCTGTTCTTTGCCTGTGGCTCACAATACTTTAATCTCCTGAGgattgtaatactttggtctaattctggttgttgcTCGTAGTGTCTGGGTGGTATTAGTGGCCTGGCATattcaggagatcagactaaatgagctggtagtcccttctggccatgaACTCTATGACTCAGATTAAAAGCAATACAGAAGCAGAGATAATTATTACACTTACCTATAACACAAACTAGGAGCAGCATCCTTATTGTCCAGGGGCTGTACTCCTTTCAAATGCAGCTTATTCTGATACATGTTTTCCAGTTTTGCCATTGTCTCCAGGTGGGCATTCTTCAGCTCTTCCAGCTTCAAGTAATATTCCTGATTTGAGTGGCACATTTTGGGAAAGTCTATCCAGTCCTCGCAATCCCCACTTAGAGTGGGGCTTTGCTGTCTCTCAGTAT encodes the following:
- the FAM161A gene encoding protein FAM161A isoform X3, which encodes MDAAHRAALLTASCLRTPVNPRTRAPLALYERERRPPAAAEQQDDFDLDYNTERQQSPTLSGDCEDWIDFPKMCHSNQEYYLKLEELKNAHLETMAKLENMYQNKLHLKGVQPLDNKDAAPSLCYRSIWDKSSFRPLNLHKSFSEPDLNDLSYSSLSDGSDEELELEEENGSETESLTFAKEQIEKMWDGFSVEDYVYHTKRSLPNSPTFRMMGKKQKEWSPKVTVPKPFQMTIREAKKKQQNVKSKSQIEMENNLLKKHLEEEAECQKKFRANPVPASVFLPLYHEIMERNEERRKFVKERSKDILLASQRPFQFIKREEQRKEIRKMQLKDHSLSEKKTKLFQAKPVPKSVYSPAINDKLKEEELYREIRIQMRAEELLRNSSLPNSRLASRTINKQRKQKEELEHKPRIKSRVPDFETLHQKFQNRLLKQKHVKHITVCEPFNLRTPRIPSNKGKILQDIQTDEETLKETRWPYASPRCKPRMRCSSANSSPLGREESKSPRITESTKRRIQAIRKSLEEKRKLEEEQKRIRAKQKQRVKKLQKLITTRAEANDPHQSLARMSKSKLKIIRKHEKQRMQEYLREREEMEERVNQRPLLLERATQKNARIAAEKHYSDILRELGICEDFLSKKRQTAKLLDQSNAKGFGSCTEDRESLNEDKVQERESCDGEKANPHYDQSCGEVEEEKASSESDQSCEEEEEEEASSGSHQSCEEEEEEEASSQSDHDDEHVVEYEDDKYEDGLEENPSNAEAN
- the FAM161A gene encoding protein FAM161A isoform X1: MDAAHRAALLTASCLRTPVNPRTRAPLALYERERRPPAAAEQQDDFDLDYNTERQQSPTLSGDCEDWIDFPKMCHSNQEYYLKLEELKNAHLETMAKLENMYQNKLHLKGVQPLDNKDAAPSLCYRSIWDKSSFRPLNLHKSFSEPDLNDLSYSSLSDGSDEELELEEENGSETESLTFAKEQIEKMWDGFSVEDYVYHTKRSLPNSPTFRMMGKKQKEWSPKVTVPKPFQMTIREAKKKQQNVKSKSQIEMENNLLKKHLEEEAECQKKFRANPVPASVFLPLYHEIMERNEERRKFVKERSKDILLASQRPFQFIKREEQRKEIRKMQLKDHSLSEKKTKLFQAKPVPKSVYSPAINDKLKEEELYREIRIQMRAEELLRNSSLPNSRLASRTINKQRKQKEELEHKPRIKSRVPDFETLHQKFQNRLLKQKHVKHITVCEPFNLRTPRIPSNKGKILQDIQTDEETLKETRWPYASPRCKPRMRCSSANSSPLGREESKSPRITESTKRRIQAIRKSLEEKRKLEEEQKRIRAKQKQRVKKLQKLITTRAEANDPHQSLARMSKSKLKIIRKHEKQRMQEYLREREEMEERVNQRPLLLERATQKNARIAAEKHYSDILRELGICEDFLSKKRQTAKLLDQSNAKGFGSCTEDRESLNEDKVQERESCDGEKANPHYDQSCGEVEEEKASSESDQSCEEEEEEEASSGSHQSCEEEEEEEASSGSHQSCEEEEEEEASSQSDHDDEHVVEYEDDKYEDGLEENPSNAEAN
- the FAM161A gene encoding protein FAM161A isoform X6 — encoded protein: MCHSNQEYYLKLEELKNAHLETMAKLENMYQNKLHLKGVQPLDNKDAAPSLCYRSIWDKSSFRPLNLHKSFSEPDLNDLSYSSLSDGSDEELELEEENGSETESLTFAKEQIEKMWDGFSVEDYVYHTKRSLPNSPTFRMMGKKQKEWSPKVTVPKPFQMTIREAKKKQQNVKSKSQIEMENNLLKKHLEEEAECQKKFRANPVPASVFLPLYHEIMERNEERRKFVKERSKDILLASQRPFQFIKREEQRKEIRKMQLKDHSLSEKKTKLFQAKPVPKSVYSPAINDKLKEEELYREIRIQMRAEELLRNSSLPNSRLASRTINKQRKQKEELEHKPRIKSRVPDFETLHQKFQNRLLKQKHVKHITVCEPFNLRTPRIPSNKGKILQDIQTDEETLKETRWPYASPRCKPRMRCSSANSSPLGREESKSPRITESTKRRIQAIRKSLEEKRKLEEEQKRIRAKQKQRVKKLQKLITTRAEANDPHQSLARMSKSKLKIIRKHEKQRMQEYLREREEMEERVNQRPLLLERATQKNARIAAEKHYSDILRELGICEDFLSKKRQTAKLLDQSNAKGFGSCTEDRESLNEDKVQERESCDGEKANPHYDQSCGEVEEEKASSESDQSCEEEEEEEASSGSHQSCEEEEEEEASSGSHQSCEEEEEEEASSQSDHDDEHVVEYEDDKYEDGLEENPSNAEAN
- the FAM161A gene encoding protein FAM161A isoform X2; this encodes MDAAHRAALLTASCLRTPVNPRTRAPLALYERERRPPAAAEQQDDFDLDYNTERQQSPTLSGDCEDWIDFPKMCHSNQEYYLKLEELKNAHLETMAKLENMYQNKLHLKGVQPLDNKDAAPSLCYRSIWDKSSFRPLNLHKSFSEPDLNDLSYSSLSDGSDEELELEEENGSETESLTFAKEQIEKMWDGFSVEDYVYHTKRSLPNSPTFRMMGKKQKEWSPKVTVPKPFQMTIREAKKKQQNVKSKSQIEMENNLLKKHLEEEAECQKKFRANPVPASVFLPLYHEIMERNEERRKFVKERSKDILLASQRPFQFIKREEQRKEIRKMQLKDHSLSEKKTKLFQAKPVPKSVYSPAINDKLKEEELYREIRIQMRAEELLRNSSLPNSRLASRTINKQRKQKEELEHKPRIKSRVPDFETLHQKFQNRLLKQKHVKHITVCEPFNLRTPRIPSNKGKILQDIQTDEETLKETRWPYASPRCKPRMRCSSANSSPLGREESKSPRITESTKRRIQAIRKSLEEKRKLEEEQKRIRAKQKQRVKKLQKLITTRAEANDPHQSLARMSKSKLKIIRKHEKQRMQEYLREREEMEERVNQRPLLLERATQKNARIAAEKHYSDILRELGICEDFLSKKRQTAKLLDQSNAKGFGSCTEDRESLNEDKVQERESCDGEKANPHYDQSCGEVEEEKASSESDQSCEEEEEEEASSGSHQSCEEEEEEEEEEEASSQSDHDDEHVVEYEDDKYEDGLEENPSNAEAN
- the FAM161A gene encoding protein FAM161A isoform X5, translated to MDAAHRAALLTASCLRTPVNPRTRAPLALYERERRPPAAAEQQDDFDLDYNTERQQSPTLSGDCEDWIDFPKMCHSNQEYYLKLEELKNAHLETMAKLENMYQNKLHLKGVQPLDNKDAAPSLCYRSIWDKSSFRPLNLHKSFSEPDLNDLSYSSLSDGSDEELELEEENGSETESLTFAKEQIEKMWDGFSVEDYVYHTKRSLPNSPTFRMMGKKQKEWSPKVTVPKPFQMTIREAKKKQQNVKSKSQIEMENNLLKKHLEEEAECQKKFRANPVPASVFLPLYHEIMERNEERRKFVKERSKDILLASQRPFQFIKREEQRKEIRKMQLKDHSLSEKKTKLFQAKPVPKSVYSPAINDKLKEEELYREIRIQMRAEELLRNSSLPNSRLASRTINKQRKQKEELEHKPRIKSRVPDFETLHQKFQNRLLKQKHVKHITVCEPFNLRTPRIPSNKGKILQDIQTDEETLKETRWPYASPRCKPRMRCSSANSSPLGREESKSPRITESTKRRIQAIRKHEKQRMQEYLREREEMEERVNQRPLLLERATQKNARIAAEKHYSDILRELGICEDFLSKKRQTAKLLDQSNAKGFGSCTEDRESLNEDKVQERESCDGEKANPHYDQSCGEVEEEKASSESDQSCEEEEEEEASSGSHQSCEEEEEEEASSGSHQSCEEEEEEEASSQSDHDDEHVVEYEDDKYEDGLEENPSNAEAN
- the FAM161A gene encoding protein FAM161A isoform X4 — its product is MDAAHRAALLTASCLRTPVNPRTRAPLALYERERRPPAAAEQQDDFDLDYNTERQQSPTLSGDCEDWIDFPKMCHSNQEYYLKLEELKNAHLETMAKLENMYQNKLHLKGVQPLDNKDAAPSLCYRSIWDKSSFRPLNLHKSFSEPDLNDLSYSSLSDGSDEELELEEENGSETESLTFAKEQIEKMWDGFSVEDYVYHTKRSLPNSPTFRMMGKKQKEWSPKVTVPKPFQMTIREAKKKQQNVKSKSQIEMENNLLKKHLEEEAECQKKFRANPVPASVFLPLYHEIMERNEERRKFVKERSKDILLASQRPFQFIKREEQRKEIRKMQLKDHSLSEKKTKLFQAKPVPKSVYSPAINDKLKEEELYREIRIQMRAEELLRNSSLPNSRLASRTINKQRKQKEELEHKPRIKSRVPDFETLHQKFQNRLLKQKHVKHITVCEPFNLRTPRIPSNKGKILQDIQTDEETLKETRWPYASPRCKPRMRCSSANSSPLGREESKSPRITESTKRRIQAIRKSLEEKRKLEEEQKRIRAKQKQRVKKLQKLITTRAEANDPHQSLARMSKSKLKIIRKHEKQRMQEYLREREEMEERVNQRPLLLERATQKNARIAAEKHYSDILRELGICEDFLSKKRQTAKLLDQSNAKGFGSCTEDRESLNEDKVQERESCDGEKANPHYDQSCGEVEEEKASSESDQSCEEEEEEEEEEEASSQSDHDDEHVVEYEDDKYEDGLEENPSNAEAN